In Halorhodospira halophila, the DNA window ACCGGGTGCACTGCCTCCTGCCTGGGCACAGGTGTGGGGATCTAGCGCGGCGGATTCAAGGCCGAGCCGACCAATCGGGCGGTGATGTCGACGATCGGAATGATCCGGTCGTAGGCCATGCGGGTCGGCCCGATCACCCCGAGCACCCCGGCCGCCTCACCGGCGACCCCGTAACGGGCCGTCACCAGCGAGAGACCGTCGAAGACCTCGTAACCGGCCTCCTGGCCGATGTAGATCTGGACGCCATCGGCCCGCGCGCAGCGATCGAGCAGGTGGAGGATGTCACGCTTCTGCGTGAAGGCCTCGAACAGCTGGCGCAGCCGGTCCACATCGGAGAGTTCCTCGAACTCCATCAGATTGGTCTGACCCGCGACCACGTACCCCTCGTCGTCCTGCTCCTCCGCCAGGGCCTTCTCGCCGACCTCCACCGCCGAGCGCATGAGTTCGTCGAGCCGCTGCTGATCGGCCTGCATGGCGGCGAGCAGGCGCTGGCGCACGCGCGGCAGCTCCACGCCGGCGAACTCCGCATTGAGGTAGTTGGCGATGCGCTGAAGCTCAGCCTCGGAGAAGTCGCGCTCGGTGCGGATGACGCGGTTCTGCACATCCCGCTCATTGATCACCAGGATCGCTAGCACGCGACGGTCGGACAGCGGCAGGAACTCAACGTGGCGCAGCACCGCCCAGTCGCAGCGCGGGAGGGTCACCACACCGGCCAGCCGGGTCAACTGCGAGAGCAGGTCCGAGGCGGAGTCGGCCAACTCCTCCGCCCCCTCCTCCCGGTCGCGAACCAGACGCCGGCGGAGCTGTTCGACGGTGTCGCCCTCGATGGGCTGGACCTGGAGCAGGCAGTCGACGTAGAAGCGCAGGCCCCGATCGGTCGGCACCCGACCGGCCGAGGTGTGCGGCGAGACCAGATAGCCCAATTCCTCGAGGTCGGCCATGACGTTGCGCACCGTGGCTGGGCTGACGGACAGCCCGGCTTCACGGGCCAGGCTGCGCGACCCGACCGGCCTGCCGCTGTCGATGTAGCGACGCACCAGCGTGCGGAGCAGGGTGCGCGCGCGGTCGCCCAGCTCCAGGTCGTGCGGCGGGCTCATGGCTCATGCACCACGGGTTGCGCGATTTCGCGGGGGTTGCACTTAGGGCGCTCAAAGTGCGATCAGAGGCTAGCAAGCCGCGCGAACGACCGTCAACGCGCCAGTCGCCGGCCAATTGGCGCCCCCTGGGCGACGTGATACCGTTCCCGACCATGGACGTACATCCACCACCGCCCTTCCCCACCGTCGGCATCACCGGCAAACCCGGCGACCCGGCCATCACCGGGCTGGTCGAGCGCTTGCTGCCCATGCTGGAAGCGCGCGGCTGTACGGCGTTGCTCGATGAGCAGTCCATGCCGGAGACCGGTGATCACCACCTGCAGCGCGTGCCCCGTGAAGCCCTGCTCGATGCCTGCGATCTGATCATCGCCATCGGGGGCGACGGCACCCTGATCCACATCGCCCGGGCCGTGGCCGGCCGGCGGGATGTCGCCCTGATGGGCATCAACCGCGGCCGGCTGGGGTTCCTGGTCGACATCGCACCCGAGCATCTGGACGAGGTCGCGCAGATCCTGGACGGGCAGCACGTCGTCGACGAGCGGCTGATCCTGCGCGCCGAGATCCGCTCCAACCAGGATGATACGCTGCTCCGCGAGGACGTGGCCATCAACGAGGTGGTCCTGCACCGCTGGAACACCGCGCGGATGATCGAACTGGTCACGCGGATCGACGGCGAGCCGCTGAGCGATCACCGCTCCGACGGACTGATCATTGCCACACCGACCGGCTCGACGGCCTACGCCATGGCCGGAGGCGGGCCCATCGCCCACCCTAACCTGCACGCCATGGTTCTAGTGCCGGTCTGTCCGCACACGCTGAGTAATCGGCCACTCGTGGTCGATGGAGACAGCCGGATCGAGATCGATGTCCACCCGCGGTTCATCGAGCACGTCCGGGTCAGCTGCGACAGCCAGAGGGACCTGACCCTCCAGGAGGACAGCCGGCTGGTGGTGCGGGCCCACCCGAGCCCGATCCGCCTGGTCCATCCGCCGGGCTACAGCTACTTCAACCTGCTCCGCGCCAAGCTCGGCTGGGGCGGGCCGCTGTGCAACATCGAACCCTTCGGCGCATAGGGAGAAGCGCTGTGCTCAGGGAGATCCACATCCGCGACTTCGCCATCGTCGATCAGCTCGATCTGGAGTTCGGCGCGGGCATGCATGTGCTGACCGGCGAAACCGGTGCCGGCAAGTCCATCCTCCTCGACGCCCTTGGCCTCTGCCTCGGCGACCGCGCCCGGTCCGAGATCATCCGCCCCGGGGCGGAGCGCGCGGAGGTCAGCGCCGTGTTCGACCCGCCCGGCCCCGAGGTGACTCAGTGGCTGGCTGATCGCGAACTCGACGGGGATGACGAGATCATCGTCCGCCGGGTTATCCAGAGCAACGGGCGCTCGCGGGGGTTCGTCAACGGCACGCCGGTGGCCCTGCAGGTGCTCCGCGAACTCGGCGAGCAGCTGGTCGACATCCACGGCCAGCACGCCCACCAATCGCTGCTGCGCCCGGCCATTCAGCGCGAACTCCTTGACGCCTACGCCGAGGCCGGCGAGCTACGTCGTGCGGTCACCGAGCGCTTCCGCGAATTGCGCGAGATCGACCGCGAGCTGGCCGAACTCGAGGACCGGGACCACGACTACGAGGATCGCCTCGCCCTGCTGCGGCATCAGGTCGAAGAGCTTGAAAGCGCAGCCCCCT includes these proteins:
- the hrcA gene encoding heat-inducible transcriptional repressor HrcA, with product MSPPHDLELGDRARTLLRTLVRRYIDSGRPVGSRSLAREAGLSVSPATVRNVMADLEELGYLVSPHTSAGRVPTDRGLRFYVDCLLQVQPIEGDTVEQLRRRLVRDREEGAEELADSASDLLSQLTRLAGVVTLPRCDWAVLRHVEFLPLSDRRVLAILVINERDVQNRVIRTERDFSEAELQRIANYLNAEFAGVELPRVRQRLLAAMQADQQRLDELMRSAVEVGEKALAEEQDDEGYVVAGQTNLMEFEELSDVDRLRQLFEAFTQKRDILHLLDRCARADGVQIYIGQEAGYEVFDGLSLVTARYGVAGEAAGVLGVIGPTRMAYDRIIPIVDITARLVGSALNPPR
- a CDS encoding NAD(+) kinase — its product is MDVHPPPPFPTVGITGKPGDPAITGLVERLLPMLEARGCTALLDEQSMPETGDHHLQRVPREALLDACDLIIAIGGDGTLIHIARAVAGRRDVALMGINRGRLGFLVDIAPEHLDEVAQILDGQHVVDERLILRAEIRSNQDDTLLREDVAINEVVLHRWNTARMIELVTRIDGEPLSDHRSDGLIIATPTGSTAYAMAGGGPIAHPNLHAMVLVPVCPHTLSNRPLVVDGDSRIEIDVHPRFIEHVRVSCDSQRDLTLQEDSRLVVRAHPSPIRLVHPPGYSYFNLLRAKLGWGGPLCNIEPFGA